The DNA region GTCTCTTTGGCCACATCCCATCCATAGCGGATATCGGCCCACTCTTTCTTAGTCGGTTGGCGGGAAGTCAGCGTCCCTTCCTCAACCAGGATCCCCTCCAAACCAAACGTCGACTCACAGATGGTGATGCCGTCCTTTTCTAGCTCAGCAGCAAGTGCGCGCAGAATATCGTCATCCTTCCCCAAGGCCAATTTCGCGGCCAGGGCCAACACGCGAAAGTCAGGACGGACATTGCTATAGATATGGGTTTTCTTGATGCCTCCCAACATAACAACCTGGTGAACACCGTCGGCCTTAAACGCATTGATCAATTTGTTGAGCTGACCAATCTTGACCCAATGGATCCGGTCAACATGCTGTTCAAGTTCCGGTTCCGTTTCACCTTCGTGGGCCACAGCAACGACTTGAAGCCCCATCTTGCGAGCGTTATCGGAAAAGATGATCGGGAATCGCCCGTTTCCGGCGATCACCCCGATTCGACCGTCCGCTATAGGCATGGTCAGACCCATACGTAATCGATGTCACACCGGTTGATCGAATTCACGTTCAAGGTCGGAGCTGACGGCCCTCGAGATTCCTCGTTTCGTCCCCTCCATGAACGCAAGAATCTTGGCCACATCCTCCTGCCCCTTGAACTCCTTTTTCGCCAACTTGACCGCCTCGGCCGTTCGATGACCTGTTCGAAAGAGCAGATCAAACGCCTTCCTTAACAAGGCAATGCGGTCTACGGAGAAGCCATGTCGTTGCAAGCCGACCGTATTGAGGCCATACAGATGCGCACGATATCCACCGGCCGCGAACGCAAACGGCGGGATATCCTGACCGATCGCACAACACCCTCCGACCATGACATAGTCTCCGATGCGCACAAACTGAAGCACACCGGTCAACCCCCCGATGACGGAATGATCTCCGATCGTGATATGTCCGGCCAAGCTCGCTGCGTTGGCCATAATAATGTGGTTGCCGAGCCGGCAATCGTGCGCCACATGCACA from Candidatus Nitrospira nitrosa includes:
- a CDS encoding LpxI family protein gives rise to the protein MPIADGRIGVIAGNGRFPIIFSDNARKMGLQVVAVAHEGETEPELEQHVDRIHWVKIGQLNKLINAFKADGVHQVVMLGGIKKTHIYSNVRPDFRVLALAAKLALGKDDDILRALAAELEKDGITICESTFGLEGILVEEGTLTSRQPTKKEWADIRYGWDVAKETGRLDIGQCVVIKDRVVVAVEAVEGTDEAIKRGGALAKDGVVVVKRCKPQQDLRFDLPAVGPRTIEVMRSVKASVLAVEAGRSVMLDREVLLRHAADAGIAVVGVAREEESSMIPTVNR
- the lpxA gene encoding acyl-ACP--UDP-N-acetylglucosamine O-acyltransferase; the protein is MKIHPSAIVHPKATLDTDVEVGPFCVVGEHVVIGKGSRLHSHVNVEGWTEIGERNEVHPFASIGGPPQHLAYKGEPTKVTIGHDNILREYVTINRGTVQGGGVTSLGSKGILMAYVHVAHDCRLGNHIIMANAASLAGHITIGDHSVIGGLTGVLQFVRIGDYVMVGGCCAIGQDIPPFAFAAGGYRAHLYGLNTVGLQRHGFSVDRIALLRKAFDLLFRTGHRTAEAVKLAKKEFKGQEDVAKILAFMEGTKRGISRAVSSDLEREFDQPV